A section of the Anabaena cylindrica PCC 7122 genome encodes:
- the vapC gene encoding type II toxin-antitoxin system tRNA(fMet)-specific endonuclease VapC, whose product MIYLLDTNVCARYLNGKSLTIRQRLRSTNVADIAVCSVVKGELFYGAMKSNNLEKTLIKQQDFLKLFISLPFDDDASLIYGRIKAELSRKGIIIGHNDLQIAAIAMANNLILVTHNVKEFSRVNGLQFEDWEV is encoded by the coding sequence ATGATTTATTTGCTAGATACTAATGTTTGCGCTCGTTATCTTAATGGTAAATCTTTAACAATTCGGCAGCGTTTACGTTCAACTAATGTTGCGGATATTGCGGTTTGTTCTGTAGTTAAAGGTGAGTTATTTTATGGCGCGATGAAAAGCAATAATCTTGAGAAAACTTTGATTAAACAGCAAGATTTTCTCAAGTTGTTTATTTCATTGCCATTTGATGATGATGCTTCTCTCATTTATGGAAGAATTAAGGCAGAATTATCAAGGAAGGGAATTATTATTGGTCACAATGATTTACAAATTGCGGCTATTGCTATGGCGAATAATTTGATATTAGTGACGCATAATGTTAAGGAGTTTAGCCGGGTAAATGGTTTACAGTTTGAAGATTGGGAAGTTTAA
- a CDS encoding DNA phosphorothioation-associated putative methyltransferase produces MVKPENNWNTLEETCLTPEQISLSSIAAYCYNSQFGKLLPDAFYIHILALYSLDTRLQEYESRARSAAPQLEKATLVKFSTNKPKISYLFYPDFDTDPHPALQASIQVDVETLIVGFRDYRDTENPPILHRKETFVTPDYPLYHEFAALTRAQEALGLLDNTRGIGTKLGWEKRLQAYGVEIQGHSLIQKPISTATAPFIPKIERHKAAIVRHDLSRPVRLGIESGLFTPETTFFDYGCGHGGDVKRIAEEGYISCGWDPYYSPDTPLIPAGIVNIGFVINVIEDQGERREALIKAWELAQNVLLVSAQVLIADSKRGVVAYGDGIITNRNTFQKYYEQEELKVYIDQVLGVDAIPVALGVYFVFRDEAEAELFRASRFRSRATTPRVRACVKRFEEYQELLAPLMAFITERGRLPSKGELAQEGEICTEFGSLRRAFHVIIQATDSDEWDAIADKRRQDLMVYLALCKFSRRPKLGQLTPAVQEDILGLFSSYKQACLDADQMLRSLGNTELIIKRCQESKIGKKLPNSLWVHISALQALDPLLRLYEGCASRTIGRLEAANVIKFHLKTPKISYLFYPDFDTNPHPALCRGMEIDLRDLQVTYREYDLDDDPPILHQIDFLVTPDYPQYEKFAKLTRQEEDWGLLENWRSISHVSGWNKCLEDHCAVLKGYKLSWRKDADAYKVKVLQSAMRSRKSKRCNSVKTQESGVRSQNADEIRNRKK; encoded by the coding sequence ATGGTTAAGCCTGAAAACAACTGGAACACCCTTGAGGAAACTTGCTTAACTCCAGAGCAAATTTCATTGAGTTCAATAGCTGCTTATTGCTACAACAGTCAATTTGGCAAACTTTTACCTGATGCTTTTTACATCCATATTTTGGCGCTGTATAGCCTTGATACACGACTTCAAGAGTATGAAAGCCGCGCTCGCAGTGCTGCACCTCAATTAGAGAAAGCAACACTAGTTAAATTTAGCACTAATAAACCCAAGATTTCCTACTTATTTTATCCTGATTTTGATACTGACCCCCACCCCGCTTTACAAGCCAGTATTCAAGTTGATGTCGAAACTCTCATTGTTGGCTTTCGAGATTACAGAGATACAGAAAATCCTCCTATTCTTCATCGCAAAGAAACCTTCGTTACTCCTGACTATCCCCTTTATCATGAGTTTGCAGCCTTAACACGCGCTCAAGAAGCGTTAGGTTTACTAGATAACACCAGAGGTATCGGGACAAAATTGGGTTGGGAAAAGCGGTTACAAGCCTATGGTGTAGAAATACAGGGACATAGCTTGATTCAGAAGCCAATAAGTACTGCTACAGCACCATTTATTCCCAAAATAGAACGACATAAAGCGGCTATTGTGCGCCATGATTTATCCCGTCCTGTGCGTTTAGGGATTGAGTCTGGCTTATTTACTCCAGAAACGACCTTTTTTGATTATGGGTGTGGACATGGCGGGGATGTAAAGCGTATTGCTGAAGAAGGTTATATTAGTTGCGGCTGGGACCCTTATTACTCACCGGATACTCCCCTCATACCTGCGGGTATTGTTAACATTGGCTTTGTCATTAATGTGATTGAAGACCAAGGTGAACGACGGGAAGCCTTGATTAAAGCCTGGGAATTAGCTCAGAATGTGCTGTTAGTGTCTGCCCAAGTTTTGATAGCTGATAGCAAAAGAGGTGTCGTGGCTTATGGTGATGGCATTATTACTAACCGCAACACATTTCAGAAATATTATGAACAAGAAGAATTAAAAGTTTACATTGACCAAGTGTTAGGAGTTGATGCAATTCCTGTGGCTTTGGGAGTTTACTTTGTGTTTCGAGATGAAGCTGAAGCTGAGTTATTTCGGGCTTCTCGTTTTCGTTCTCGCGCTACTACTCCTAGAGTTAGGGCTTGTGTGAAGCGGTTTGAAGAGTATCAGGAACTTTTAGCACCGTTGATGGCTTTTATTACCGAACGGGGAAGACTGCCTAGTAAGGGTGAATTGGCGCAAGAAGGGGAAATTTGTACAGAATTTGGGAGTTTACGACGAGCATTTCATGTCATTATACAGGCTACGGACTCTGACGAGTGGGATGCGATCGCAGATAAACGCCGTCAAGACTTGATGGTTTATTTAGCATTGTGTAAATTTAGCCGTCGTCCCAAACTAGGACAATTAACACCAGCAGTACAAGAAGATATACTTGGTTTATTTAGTAGTTATAAACAAGCTTGTTTAGATGCAGATCAAATGCTACGCAGCTTGGGAAATACAGAACTAATTATCAAACGTTGTCAAGAAAGTAAGATCGGTAAAAAATTACCTAATTCTCTTTGGGTTCATATTTCTGCATTACAAGCCCTTGATCCTTTATTACGACTTTACGAAGGTTGTGCTAGTCGTACTATTGGGAGATTAGAAGCAGCAAATGTGATTAAATTTCATCTCAAAACACCTAAAATTTCCTATTTATTTTATCCTGATTTTGATACTAATCCCCATCCAGCATTGTGTAGAGGAATGGAAATTGATTTGCGGGATTTACAAGTTACTTATCGAGAATATGATCTTGATGATGACCCACCAATATTACATCAAATAGATTTTTTAGTAACTCCTGACTATCCCCAGTATGAAAAGTTTGCTAAGTTAACTCGTCAAGAAGAAGATTGGGGGTTGTTGGAAAATTGGCGCAGTATTAGTCATGTTTCTGGGTGGAATAAATGTTTAGAAGACCACTGTGCAGTACTTAAAGGTTATAAATTATCTTGGCGAAAAGATGCTGATGCATATAAAGTAAAAGTGTTACAGTCTGCTATGAGAAGTCGTAAAAGCAAAAGATGTAATTCGGTAAAAACTCAGGAGTCAGGAGTCAGGAGTCAGAATGCTGATGAAATCAGGAATAGAAAGAAGTAA
- a CDS encoding restriction endonuclease subunit S has protein sequence MSDDLLDLPEGWELTTLEDLCINPKNDIVDGPFGSNLKASEYIDSGIPIIRLQNIDRNIFIDKNIKFVSVEKGQELERHTFKKGDIIITKLGDPLGKACLVPDHLSNGIIVADVVRARINEKFALKKYLIYLLNSQIIIVQLQTDTKGTTRPRVNLNHIRQLKIPLPPLNEQKRIVAKIEELSDRSQKAQQALEAIPQLCDRFRQSVLAAAFRGDLTADWREKNPDVEPASVLLERIKNKRFELAETAREISTVKKVYDEEAQFSSQQKYSYLPETWISCTINSIGNVCNGSTPSRNVEEYWKGSIPWVSSGEVVNNIIYETREKITELGYKNTSVRILPKGTVLLAMIGQGKTRGQTSILEIKATINQNIAAIILNHGLVVSEYLWYWFQYQYAATRELGSGSGPQALNCQRVREIPLILAPINEQIEVVNSIKYILHKVEVITENYQQATKKLEKLNQSILSKAFRGELVPQDPEDEPASILLEKIRAEREKLHNSKPKSTSKRKTKTPKGQGTIPGLE, from the coding sequence ATGAGTGATGATTTATTAGATTTGCCGGAAGGTTGGGAGCTAACTACTTTAGAGGACTTATGTATAAATCCAAAAAATGATATTGTTGATGGTCCTTTTGGATCAAATCTAAAAGCATCTGAATATATAGATAGTGGTATTCCAATTATCAGGTTACAAAATATTGACAGAAACATTTTTATTGATAAAAATATTAAGTTTGTCAGTGTTGAAAAAGGTCAAGAGCTAGAAAGGCATACTTTTAAAAAAGGTGATATCATTATTACAAAATTAGGAGATCCTTTAGGTAAAGCTTGTCTTGTCCCTGATCATCTTAGTAATGGAATAATTGTTGCAGATGTTGTTAGAGCAAGAATCAATGAAAAATTTGCATTAAAAAAATACTTAATTTATCTCCTAAATTCTCAAATTATTATTGTTCAACTACAGACAGATACAAAAGGAACAACACGCCCAAGAGTTAATTTAAATCATATCAGGCAACTAAAAATCCCCCTTCCACCCCTCAACGAGCAAAAGCGGATAGTTGCCAAAATTGAGGAGTTGAGCGATCGCTCTCAAAAAGCCCAACAAGCCCTAGAAGCCATACCGCAGTTGTGCGATCGCTTTCGTCAATCCGTCCTCGCAGCAGCCTTTAGAGGCGATTTAACAGCCGATTGGCGCGAAAAAAATCCAGATGTTGAACCTGCTTCAGTTTTGTTGGAGAGGATTAAAAATAAAAGATTTGAACTCGCTGAAACTGCTAGAGAAATTTCTACAGTTAAAAAAGTTTATGACGAAGAAGCTCAATTCTCCAGTCAACAAAAATATTCATATTTACCAGAAACGTGGATTAGCTGTACTATTAATAGTATTGGAAATGTTTGTAATGGAAGTACACCTTCTAGAAATGTAGAAGAATATTGGAAAGGTTCAATACCTTGGGTAAGTTCGGGAGAAGTTGTTAATAATATAATTTATGAGACTCGTGAGAAAATTACAGAACTTGGATATAAAAATACTTCGGTTAGAATACTACCAAAAGGAACTGTTCTTCTAGCAATGATAGGACAGGGTAAAACTAGAGGACAAACATCTATATTAGAAATTAAAGCTACTATTAATCAAAATATTGCAGCTATTATTTTAAATCATGGGTTGGTTGTATCAGAATATCTTTGGTACTGGTTTCAATACCAATATGCAGCTACTAGAGAATTAGGAAGTGGTTCTGGTCCACAAGCACTAAATTGTCAAAGAGTACGTGAAATACCGCTAATTTTAGCTCCTATTAATGAACAAATAGAAGTAGTTAATAGTATTAAATACATACTTCACAAAGTTGAAGTGATTACGGAAAATTATCAACAAGCAACCAAAAAACTAGAAAAACTCAATCAATCAATATTATCCAAAGCCTTCCGAGGAGAACTAGTCCCCCAAGATCCTGAAGATGAACCAGCATCAATATTACTAGAAAAAATTAGAGCAGAAAGAGAAAAATTACACAACAGCAAACCAAAAAGTACAAGTAAAAGAAAAACCAAGACACCAAAAGGACAGGGAACAATACCAGGACTAGAGTAA